The Amblyomma americanum isolate KBUSLIRL-KWMA chromosome 5, ASM5285725v1, whole genome shotgun sequence genome window below encodes:
- the LOC144134749 gene encoding uncharacterized protein LOC144134749 translates to MSISQQEIHRQERELRSQLESGLRKHAYYSPDEIDEVMKTFKYFGLKAIDQLKYLNKDQLMDKGIPTVTAAILKEDFSGGDAGNKKYTGDANTFWTKVSDFARECLAASVADFILKLVQEFVKQIVPLLFKVKVK, encoded by the exons atgagcatCAGCCAGCAAGAAATTCACAGGCAGGAACG CGAGCTGAGAAGCCAGCTTGAGTCGGGCCTCAGGAAGCATGCATATTACTCCCCGGATGAGATTGACGAAGTGATGAAAACGTTCAAGTATTTCGGACTGAAAGCTATTGATCAGTTGAAGTACTTGAACAAAGATCAGCTGATGGATAAGGGTATACCGACAGTAACGGCGGCCATACTCAAGGAGGACTTCTCTGGTGGAGATG CTGGAAATAAGAAGTACACCGGGGATGCGAACACCTTCTGGACGAA agTATCAGATTTCGCGAGGGAATGTCTCGCGGCTTCGGTTGCGGACTTCATCCTGAAACTTGTGCAGGAGTTTGTAAAGCAGATTGTGCCGTTGCTGTTTAAAGTTAAAGTGAAATAA